The following are from one region of the Hydrogenimonas sp. SS33 genome:
- a CDS encoding diguanylate cyclase — MTLTRRIGIVVSLLLLLLLGCVLGLYFFKTKSYFEADLARDAERAAFSLAETLSPVLGDKKRVEEIINQAFEQGDFKSVELIDIKENIPVVKKYRSHAHEPVPSWFKEMIPIRHPVSERLVEAKNDRYARIRVVADRTQAYRELYELFLYTAGLFLFFGLIGLFLINTTIRMALKSLEDIRKQAEGINHNRFIVQNDIPSTAELKNVVLAMNSMVRRVKELYNRSSAAMRESQEMLYHDHATELYNRRYFQLKLPEYLMANDTRSRGVLILIRINGIIEGNRRIGRQKMDELLLKFARLLKQETELIHEPLIARINGTEFALIVPVYNLETARELANTIISKFMILSDTYGLKETLYLSIGICDYERKMQPGRLLSCADTALSDAAMYHENHVVTRETEDGKRLNMGKTEWRRILTRALKEGRLKPRLLSVHDLKLRKDIIHLVTFDIYNDDIVIKYGDYVPAVVELGLEYEMMHYEFDFMKQHRFTQEGIAFELIADMLQESEKLFFFEDTIKEIRENLRGPLFVEISEHDILALEPIVVEHVSMALKQYDVRFGINRFGGERGDFNYLRYSAPAYVKMDERNFLDLDTASKNALLTMLASLDIFLIVVNVHAENIPELQASAIRYIMY; from the coding sequence GTGACTCTCACCAGACGAATCGGCATTGTCGTATCGCTTCTTCTCCTCTTGCTCCTGGGTTGCGTACTCGGACTCTATTTCTTCAAAACCAAAAGTTATTTTGAAGCCGATCTGGCGAGAGATGCCGAAAGGGCCGCTTTCTCTCTGGCCGAGACACTAAGCCCTGTTCTGGGCGACAAAAAGAGAGTCGAAGAGATCATCAACCAGGCCTTCGAGCAGGGTGATTTCAAAAGTGTGGAACTGATTGATATCAAAGAAAATATCCCCGTTGTCAAAAAATACCGGTCCCATGCCCATGAACCGGTCCCTTCCTGGTTCAAGGAGATGATTCCCATCCGTCATCCCGTTTCGGAACGGCTTGTAGAGGCAAAAAACGACCGATACGCCCGAATACGTGTCGTTGCGGACAGAACTCAGGCCTACAGGGAACTCTATGAACTTTTCCTCTATACAGCCGGGCTCTTTTTGTTTTTTGGACTTATAGGCCTTTTCCTTATCAACACGACTATTCGCATGGCACTCAAATCTCTCGAAGATATCCGCAAACAGGCGGAAGGTATTAATCACAACCGTTTCATCGTACAGAATGATATCCCTTCGACGGCCGAACTCAAGAATGTGGTATTGGCCATGAACTCGATGGTCAGACGGGTCAAGGAACTCTATAACCGCAGTTCCGCAGCCATGCGCGAGAGTCAGGAGATGCTGTACCATGACCATGCGACCGAACTTTACAACCGCCGATATTTCCAGCTCAAGCTTCCCGAATATCTTATGGCCAACGATACCCGGTCACGGGGTGTACTGATCCTGATACGCATCAACGGGATTATCGAAGGGAACCGCAGAATCGGACGCCAGAAGATGGATGAACTCCTATTGAAATTCGCAAGACTTCTCAAACAGGAAACCGAACTGATTCACGAACCGCTGATTGCCCGGATCAACGGAACGGAATTCGCGCTTATCGTTCCGGTTTACAACTTGGAAACGGCACGGGAACTGGCCAACACCATCATCTCCAAATTCATGATACTGAGTGATACCTACGGCCTGAAAGAGACTCTCTATCTGAGTATCGGCATCTGTGACTATGAACGGAAAATGCAACCCGGACGGCTGCTAAGCTGTGCCGACACAGCCCTGTCGGATGCGGCGATGTACCATGAAAACCATGTAGTCACCCGTGAAACCGAAGACGGAAAACGGCTCAACATGGGCAAAACGGAATGGCGCCGGATTCTTACCAGGGCCCTCAAAGAGGGGAGACTCAAACCCAGGCTCCTCTCCGTACACGATCTCAAATTGCGTAAAGATATCATCCATCTCGTCACTTTCGACATATACAACGACGATATTGTCATCAAATACGGCGACTACGTACCGGCAGTAGTGGAGCTTGGACTTGAATACGAGATGATGCACTATGAATTCGATTTTATGAAACAGCACCGATTTACCCAGGAAGGTATCGCTTTCGAATTGATCGCCGATATGCTCCAGGAGAGTGAGAAGCTCTTTTTCTTCGAAGATACGATCAAAGAGATTCGCGAAAATCTGAGAGGACCTCTGTTTGTAGAAATTTCGGAGCATGATATCCTCGCACTCGAACCGATTGTCGTAGAACATGTTTCCATGGCTCTCAAACAGTATGATGTGCGTTTCGGCATCAACCGTTTCGGAGGCGAAAGAGGGGATTTCAACTATCTCAGATACAGCGCACCGGCCTATGTCAAAATGGACGAACGCAATTTTCTCGACCTCGATACCGCCTCCAAAAACGCACTCCTGACGATGCTCGCCTCTCTGGACATCTTCCTCATCGTCGTCAATGTCCATGCGGAAAATATACCCGAACTTCAGGCATCCGCCATCCGATACATCATGTACTGA
- a CDS encoding glycosyltransferase family 39 protein, producing the protein MTTPARFANLKTLFLVIAVVTIYRLLILHAAVQYIDLYADEAYYWGWAQHFDFGYYSKPPMVAWLIMLGTSLFGDTFFGIKVLSPIVYIFTTLNIFFLAKELFDDEEVAFWSGAAFITLPAVWLSSLIISTDVPFLFFWSLGMLFFVKALKSDRWRDWIVTGIAGGGGLLSKYTMIIFVVSAFGYLATSARFRHHLKNPRLYAAMGLAAMLYLPNLWWNANHQFVSFKHVSRDNAHITGIYFHVGKMFAFLGSQFGVFGPILFGWLLALLLRYRTLAKEEPMKLLWWFVVPMFALILTVSLLSRAFANWSAPMYVASTVLVTAWLLYRNRRKWLYAALAVNILLGVGLYHLHDIAKAAHIELTRKDPYKRVRGWKELGERVSVLMRRYPHAKLLSDDRKTMAELIFYVRPHPFDAVRWNPRHELRDQYELTTDMQKHLGEDFIFVTERPTIADVARRFEEARKLETIVIPLYKDYKMVYHVYYLKHFKGY; encoded by the coding sequence ATGACGACACCTGCCCGTTTTGCGAATCTCAAAACCCTTTTCCTCGTGATCGCGGTTGTCACCATCTATCGGCTGCTCATTCTGCATGCCGCTGTCCAGTACATCGACCTCTATGCCGACGAAGCCTACTACTGGGGCTGGGCACAGCATTTCGATTTCGGGTACTACTCCAAACCCCCCATGGTGGCGTGGCTCATCATGCTGGGGACATCGCTTTTTGGCGACACCTTTTTCGGCATCAAAGTGCTTTCGCCCATCGTCTACATCTTTACGACGCTCAACATCTTTTTCCTCGCCAAAGAGCTTTTCGACGACGAGGAGGTCGCCTTCTGGTCCGGGGCGGCATTCATCACGCTGCCGGCGGTGTGGCTCTCGTCGCTCATCATCTCCACCGACGTCCCTTTCCTCTTTTTCTGGTCGCTGGGGATGCTCTTTTTCGTCAAAGCCCTCAAATCCGACCGCTGGCGGGACTGGATCGTCACCGGCATCGCCGGCGGAGGAGGGCTGTTGAGCAAATACACGATGATCATCTTCGTCGTCTCCGCCTTCGGGTACCTGGCCACTTCGGCGCGGTTCAGGCACCATCTGAAAAACCCCAGGCTCTATGCGGCGATGGGGCTGGCCGCGATGCTTTACCTTCCCAACCTCTGGTGGAACGCCAACCATCAGTTCGTCAGTTTCAAGCATGTTTCCAGAGACAATGCCCACATTACGGGCATCTATTTCCATGTGGGCAAGATGTTCGCCTTTCTCGGGTCGCAGTTCGGGGTCTTTGGCCCCATCCTCTTCGGGTGGCTGCTGGCGCTGCTTCTCCGGTACCGCACGCTGGCCAAAGAGGAGCCGATGAAGCTGCTCTGGTGGTTTGTCGTGCCGATGTTCGCGCTGATTTTGACCGTCAGCCTCCTTTCCCGCGCCTTCGCCAACTGGTCGGCCCCGATGTACGTGGCCTCCACGGTGCTGGTGACGGCGTGGCTGCTCTACCGAAACCGCCGCAAATGGCTCTACGCCGCCCTGGCCGTCAACATTCTGCTGGGTGTCGGGCTCTACCACCTTCACGACATCGCCAAAGCCGCCCATATCGAACTGACCCGCAAAGACCCCTACAAACGGGTCAGGGGCTGGAAAGAGCTGGGAGAGAGGGTTTCGGTCCTCATGCGGCGCTACCCCCATGCCAAACTTCTCTCCGACGACCGCAAGACGATGGCGGAACTCATTTTCTATGTCCGTCCCCACCCCTTCGACGCGGTCCGCTGGAACCCCCGCCACGAGCTTCGCGACCAGTACGAGCTGACGACGGACATGCAAAAGCACTTGGGTGAAGATTTCATTTTCGTCACCGAGCGCCCCACCATTGCCGACGTGGCCCGCCGCTTCGAAGAGGCGCGGAAGCTGGAAACCATCGTAATACCGCTTTATAAAGATTATAAAATGGTCTATCATGTATACTATCTCAAACACTTCAAAGGGTATTGA
- the hemH gene encoding ferrochelatase, whose translation MKKAVILMNMGGASNLDEIEVFMRNMFNDHRIIGAPPFIRGPLAEWITRTRLEGVKENYRKLGGGSPLLRISRRVQEKLQARLEDTRVELVMRYTPPFAEEVLRRLKEEGVERLHLLPMYPQFSTTTTASSIEDIRAAAARLGYRPLVTSTLWYYEDPSYLATVEEQIVETLGDVDPKSVTMVFSAHGLPKRVIKRGDPYQKQVEAEVALHTERLKRRGIEFAQVHLAYQSRVGPLAWLTPSLEKMLEEVKNRRVLIYPISFTVDNSETLFELDIEYRHVAEKLGFGYYEVCRCPNDSERFVEVLERLYRSGAGEGGQPAARRDSA comes from the coding sequence ATGAAAAAAGCGGTCATATTAATGAATATGGGAGGGGCTTCCAACCTCGACGAAATCGAGGTTTTCATGCGAAATATGTTCAACGACCACCGCATCATCGGCGCACCCCCTTTCATTCGGGGGCCGCTGGCGGAGTGGATCACCCGAACCCGGCTGGAGGGGGTCAAAGAGAATTACCGGAAACTGGGCGGCGGCTCGCCGCTGCTGCGGATCAGCCGCAGGGTGCAGGAGAAACTGCAGGCGCGGCTGGAGGACACGAGAGTGGAGCTGGTGATGCGCTATACGCCGCCATTCGCCGAAGAGGTGCTGCGCAGGCTGAAGGAGGAGGGCGTCGAGAGGCTGCACCTGCTGCCCATGTACCCCCAGTTCTCCACGACGACCACCGCCTCGTCCATCGAAGATATCCGGGCCGCCGCCGCGCGTCTGGGATACCGCCCCCTCGTCACCAGTACGCTTTGGTATTACGAAGACCCCTCCTATCTGGCGACGGTGGAAGAGCAGATCGTCGAAACGCTGGGGGATGTGGACCCCAAGAGCGTGACGATGGTCTTTTCGGCCCACGGCCTGCCCAAACGTGTCATCAAACGGGGTGACCCCTACCAGAAACAGGTGGAAGCGGAAGTGGCGCTGCACACGGAGCGGTTGAAGCGGAGGGGCATCGAATTTGCCCAGGTCCACCTGGCCTACCAGTCCCGCGTTGGTCCGCTGGCGTGGCTGACCCCCTCACTGGAGAAGATGCTGGAAGAGGTGAAGAACAGGAGAGTGCTCATCTACCCCATCTCCTTCACCGTCGACAATTCCGAAACCCTCTTCGAACTCGATATCGAATACCGGCATGTCGCCGAAAAACTGGGATTCGGGTACTACGAAGTGTGTCGCTGCCCCAACGATTCGGAGCGCTTTGTCGAGGTGCTGGAGAGGCTATACAGAAGTGGTGCGGGGGAGGGGGGTCAGCCTGCGGCGAGGCGGGATTCGGCGTAG
- a CDS encoding NUDIX domain-containing protein: MKRSAGILPFQRRKGRVEVYLVHMGGPYWRNKSRAWSIAKGETEEGEAPLEAAKREFREETGQKIEGDFLDLGEVKTSGKVIHAWAVEAEPATDIVSNTFEIEWPPHSGKKAAFPEVDKAAWFTPEEAAEKIVKSQIPFLERLKEAVGR, encoded by the coding sequence GTGAAACGAAGCGCCGGCATTCTCCCTTTTCAAAGGAGGAAGGGGAGAGTGGAGGTCTATCTGGTCCATATGGGCGGCCCCTACTGGCGGAACAAAAGTCGTGCCTGGAGCATAGCCAAAGGTGAGACGGAGGAGGGGGAGGCCCCGCTGGAGGCGGCGAAAAGGGAGTTTCGGGAAGAGACGGGCCAGAAGATCGAAGGGGATTTTCTCGACCTGGGAGAGGTGAAAACCTCCGGCAAGGTCATCCATGCCTGGGCCGTGGAGGCGGAACCGGCCACCGACATCGTCTCCAACACCTTCGAAATCGAATGGCCTCCTCATTCGGGCAAAAAAGCCGCTTTCCCCGAAGTGGACAAAGCGGCATGGTTCACACCTGAAGAGGCGGCGGAGAAGATCGTAAAATCGCAGATTCCCTTTCTGGAAAGGTTGAAAGAGGCCGTCGGCCGTTAG
- a CDS encoding ribonuclease Z gives MHSLTFLGTSAGVPTRTRNVSALALQTQNSKAWTLFDCGEGTQHQILKSHLSAYHLSRIFITHLHGDHVYGLFGLLASKGMQRSPAPLEIYGPRGLKEMVRTVMRLSQLHLPFELHITEIGPGDRLQLEGFTLDVIPLSHSVTSYGFILAFDDTPGHLDTEKAKAAGIPEGPLYGRLKRGETVTLPDGRRFEGKDFLTPPTPGKRLALGGDNDEPMRFAPFAPFDLMVHEATYTQEDFDRLPRKFKHTTARQLGLAAQKMGLSKLILTHISPRYDTDGRILELLREVERVFDGEVEIAYDFMKIKF, from the coding sequence GTGCATAGTTTGACATTTTTGGGCACTTCGGCGGGGGTGCCGACGAGAACGCGGAACGTGTCGGCGCTGGCGCTGCAGACGCAGAACAGCAAAGCGTGGACGCTTTTCGACTGCGGCGAGGGGACGCAGCACCAGATACTCAAGAGCCATCTGAGCGCCTACCATCTCTCGCGCATCTTCATCACCCATCTGCACGGTGACCATGTCTACGGGCTTTTCGGGCTTCTGGCATCCAAAGGGATGCAGCGCTCCCCTGCCCCGCTGGAGATCTACGGACCCCGGGGGTTGAAAGAGATGGTTCGGACCGTCATGCGCCTCTCCCAGCTTCATCTCCCCTTCGAACTGCATATCACGGAGATCGGCCCCGGCGACCGGTTGCAGCTGGAGGGTTTCACCCTGGATGTGATCCCCCTCTCCCACTCCGTCACATCCTACGGTTTCATACTCGCTTTCGACGACACGCCTGGCCATCTGGACACCGAAAAGGCCAAAGCCGCGGGTATCCCCGAAGGGCCACTCTACGGACGTTTGAAACGGGGAGAAACCGTCACCCTCCCCGACGGCAGGCGGTTCGAGGGGAAAGATTTCCTGACACCCCCCACACCCGGAAAACGGCTCGCCCTCGGCGGGGATAACGACGAACCGATGCGGTTCGCACCCTTCGCCCCTTTCGACCTGATGGTCCATGAAGCGACCTACACCCAGGAAGATTTCGACCGCCTACCCCGAAAATTCAAACATACCACGGCCAGGCAACTGGGCCTGGCCGCCCAAAAGATGGGGCTCTCCAAACTGATATTAACTCATATCAGCCCCCGGTACGATACCGACGGGCGCATTCTCGAACTGCTACGGGAAGTGGAGCGGGTTTTCGACGGGGAAGTAGAGATTGCCTACGATTTCATGAAAATCAAATTTTGA
- a CDS encoding glycosyltransferase family 2 protein, whose translation MKLSVVIPVMNEEENIEPLFKAVREALKGIDYELIMVDDGSTDKTVEKMRELADERTKIIVFNRNFGQTTAMAAGIDAARGDLIATLDGDLQNDPADIPMMIEKLEKEGWDLVAGRRAKRQDGMFLRKIPSKIANWIIRRSTGVYLHDYGCTLKVFKKDVAKNLGLYGELHRFIPVLAKMYGARITEVDVRHHPRIHGQSKYGIGRTFRVISDLLLMLFMQKYRTKPMHLFGTLGVPMLGIGVLIDFYLFIVKITGHDIGQRPLLTLGVLLTLGGIQLITTGFIAELIMRTYFESQNKKPYTIKAIYAGKHAQNSQTGS comes from the coding sequence GTGAAACTCTCCGTCGTCATTCCCGTCATGAACGAAGAGGAGAATATCGAACCCCTCTTCAAGGCGGTCAGGGAAGCGCTGAAAGGGATCGACTACGAACTGATTATGGTCGACGACGGCTCCACCGACAAGACCGTGGAGAAGATGCGCGAACTGGCGGACGAGCGGACCAAAATCATCGTCTTCAACCGCAATTTCGGGCAGACGACGGCGATGGCGGCGGGGATCGACGCGGCCCGGGGGGACCTCATCGCCACCTTGGACGGGGACCTGCAGAACGACCCCGCCGACATCCCCATGATGATCGAAAAGCTCGAAAAAGAGGGGTGGGACCTGGTGGCGGGCCGCCGTGCGAAGCGCCAGGACGGTATGTTTCTGCGCAAAATCCCCAGCAAGATCGCCAACTGGATTATCCGCCGCTCCACCGGCGTCTACCTGCACGACTACGGCTGTACGCTGAAGGTCTTCAAGAAAGATGTGGCCAAAAACCTGGGGCTCTACGGGGAGCTTCACCGCTTCATTCCGGTGCTGGCGAAGATGTACGGTGCCAGGATCACCGAGGTGGATGTGCGCCACCATCCCCGCATCCACGGCCAGAGCAAATATGGCATCGGCCGCACCTTCCGGGTCATCAGCGACCTGCTGCTGATGCTCTTCATGCAGAAGTACCGCACCAAGCCGATGCACCTTTTCGGCACCCTGGGGGTTCCGATGCTGGGGATCGGGGTGTTGATCGACTTCTATCTCTTTATCGTCAAGATTACGGGGCACGATATCGGCCAGCGCCCGCTTCTGACGCTGGGGGTGCTTCTGACGCTGGGGGGCATACAGCTCATCACCACCGGATTCATCGCCGAACTGATCATGCGGACCTATTTCGAGTCACAGAACAAAAAACCCTACACCATCAAAGCCATCTATGCCGGCAAACATGCCCAAAATAGCCAAACCGGTTCTTAA
- a CDS encoding TetR/AcrR family transcriptional regulator, with translation MPKQTNTKQKIKEAAIELIAKYGYRGASVRKIAAEVGIRESAIYNHYENKEAILRSIIEEIFVTPFEFKNVEEKAKRGKPFLREFIVAYKLIAFDKKKEKLFRVLVIELFQNKALREAFLQESHMKDVQQLSKAFFIMMQEGLIRSADPMFMAQEFLAPLFYTRLHLSLLRIDGKPTTSLSTQFEKHVDFFWESVVL, from the coding sequence ATGCCGAAACAGACGAACACCAAGCAGAAAATCAAGGAAGCGGCGATCGAACTGATCGCGAAATACGGTTACAGAGGCGCTTCGGTGCGCAAGATCGCGGCGGAAGTGGGAATTCGTGAAAGCGCCATCTACAACCACTACGAAAACAAAGAGGCGATTTTGCGATCCATCATCGAAGAGATCTTCGTCACCCCTTTCGAATTCAAAAACGTGGAGGAAAAAGCGAAACGCGGGAAGCCTTTTTTAAGAGAGTTTATCGTCGCTTACAAACTGATCGCTTTCGACAAAAAGAAGGAGAAACTTTTCCGTGTTTTGGTGATAGAACTGTTTCAAAACAAAGCGTTGAGAGAGGCATTTTTACAGGAGTCTCATATGAAGGACGTGCAGCAGCTTTCAAAAGCCTTTTTCATCATGATGCAAGAGGGCCTCATACGCTCCGCGGACCCGATGTTCATGGCCCAGGAGTTTCTCGCCCCCCTCTTCTACACCAGGCTGCACCTTTCGCTTTTGCGCATCGACGGCAAGCCCACCACCTCCCTCTCGACCCAGTTCGAAAAGCATGTGGACTTTTTCTGGGAGTCGGTAGTGCTGTGA
- a CDS encoding UDP-glucose/GDP-mannose dehydrogenase family protein, with the protein MKISMVGTGYVGLVTGTCFAEMGNSVLCVDIDEKKIENLRNGIIPIYEPGLEAMVKENHAKGTLDFTTDIKEALQKSDIIFIAVGTPQGEDGSADLQYVLKVAEEIGRHMVHPMIVVDKSTVPVGTADKVKAVIQSELDKRGSDLAFDVVSNPEFLKEGSAIEDFMKPDRVVIGAESDAAMETMKELYAPFTHNHERFIGMDIRSAEMTKYAANAILATKISFMNEIANICERVGADVNRVRVGIGSDRRIGYSFIYPGCGYGGSCFPKDVQALARIAEDAGYEPRIIRAVEEVNKAQKRVLAQKVVRRFGEDLTGRTFAVWGLAFKPETDDMREASAITVINELTQRGAKVRAYDPKAMEEAKNFYLKGNDAVTYVKSKYDALDGADAMLLVTEWKEFRSPDFDEMKQRLKSPVIFDGRNQYNPAKMAKKGFEYHQIGVPDPLLQKGDA; encoded by the coding sequence ATGAAAATTTCGATGGTCGGGACCGGCTATGTCGGGCTGGTGACGGGAACCTGTTTCGCCGAAATGGGCAACAGCGTCCTGTGTGTCGATATCGACGAAAAGAAGATCGAAAACCTCAGAAACGGGATCATCCCCATCTACGAACCGGGCCTGGAGGCGATGGTGAAAGAGAACCACGCCAAGGGGACCCTCGACTTCACCACCGACATCAAAGAGGCGCTGCAAAAGAGCGACATCATCTTCATCGCCGTCGGTACGCCCCAGGGGGAGGATGGCAGCGCCGACTTGCAGTATGTCCTGAAAGTGGCCGAAGAGATCGGCCGCCATATGGTCCATCCGATGATCGTCGTGGACAAATCGACCGTGCCCGTGGGAACCGCCGACAAGGTCAAGGCGGTGATCCAGAGCGAACTGGACAAAAGAGGCAGTGACCTTGCTTTCGATGTGGTCTCCAACCCAGAGTTTCTGAAAGAGGGGTCGGCCATCGAGGATTTCATGAAGCCCGACAGGGTGGTCATCGGCGCCGAGAGCGACGCGGCGATGGAGACGATGAAGGAGCTCTACGCCCCCTTCACCCACAACCACGAACGCTTCATCGGCATGGACATCCGAAGCGCGGAGATGACCAAATACGCCGCCAACGCCATTCTCGCCACCAAAATCAGTTTCATGAACGAGATCGCCAATATCTGCGAGCGGGTCGGGGCGGACGTCAACCGGGTGCGCGTGGGCATCGGCAGCGACCGGCGCATCGGCTACAGCTTCATCTACCCCGGGTGCGGCTACGGCGGCAGCTGTTTTCCCAAAGATGTGCAGGCCCTGGCCCGCATCGCCGAGGATGCCGGCTACGAACCCCGCATCATTCGTGCCGTCGAAGAGGTCAACAAAGCGCAGAAGCGGGTGCTGGCACAAAAAGTGGTACGCCGCTTCGGGGAGGATCTGACGGGGCGGACCTTCGCCGTATGGGGGCTCGCTTTCAAACCCGAAACCGACGATATGCGCGAGGCGAGCGCCATCACCGTCATCAATGAACTGACCCAGAGGGGCGCGAAGGTGAGGGCTTACGACCCCAAAGCGATGGAAGAGGCGAAAAACTTCTACCTCAAAGGCAACGACGCCGTCACCTACGTCAAAAGCAAGTACGACGCCCTCGACGGCGCCGACGCCATGCTGCTCGTCACCGAATGGAAGGAGTTCAGAAGCCCCGATTTCGACGAGATGAAACAGCGCCTCAAAAGCCCGGTCATTTTCGACGGCCGCAACCAGTACAACCCCGCGAAGATGGCGAAAAAAGGATTCGAGTACCATCAGATCGGCGTGCCGGACCCCCTTTTGCAAAAGGGTGACGCGTGA
- a CDS encoding lysylphosphatidylglycerol synthase transmembrane domain-containing protein → MPANMPKIAKPVLKILFTGLLLWFVFKKIDLARLEAALREADPLWLAVAFLFFNLSKIAGAWRLNLYFRAIGLKLSQGYNLMLYYVGMFYNLFLPGGIGGDGYKIYLLGKHFQKPVKPLFQAVLLDRLSGLAALVFYGLVLYAFSDYARIVGFWSVALALLLAVALFPLAWLANKVLFPAFLDLFKSTTLWGLGVQLLQLLSALAILAALALHHALFEYLTLFLLSSVMAVLPLTVGGVGIREVTFLYGLKAIGEEPSLGVTFSFLFFIITALSSLAGFFLLNRVAPTKERV, encoded by the coding sequence ATGCCGGCAAACATGCCCAAAATAGCCAAACCGGTTCTTAAAATCCTCTTTACGGGCCTGCTGCTCTGGTTCGTTTTCAAAAAGATCGACCTGGCGCGGCTCGAGGCGGCTTTGAGGGAGGCCGACCCCCTGTGGCTGGCGGTCGCCTTCCTCTTCTTCAACCTCTCCAAAATCGCCGGCGCGTGGCGGCTCAACCTCTACTTTCGCGCCATCGGGCTGAAGCTTTCGCAGGGGTACAACCTGATGCTCTATTATGTCGGAATGTTCTACAACCTCTTTCTTCCCGGCGGCATCGGAGGGGACGGCTACAAAATCTACCTGCTCGGCAAACATTTCCAAAAGCCGGTCAAGCCCCTGTTTCAGGCCGTGCTGCTGGACAGGCTCAGCGGGCTAGCGGCGCTGGTTTTCTACGGCCTCGTTCTCTATGCGTTCAGCGACTATGCCCGCATCGTCGGCTTCTGGTCCGTCGCACTTGCCCTCCTACTCGCCGTGGCGCTCTTTCCTCTGGCGTGGCTGGCCAACAAAGTGCTCTTTCCTGCTTTTCTGGATCTCTTCAAATCGACGACACTCTGGGGGCTGGGGGTGCAGCTGCTTCAGTTGCTCAGCGCCCTGGCGATTCTGGCGGCCCTCGCTTTGCACCATGCACTTTTTGAGTACCTGACCCTCTTCCTACTCTCCAGTGTCATGGCGGTGCTCCCTTTGACCGTCGGCGGTGTGGGGATAAGGGAAGTGACATTTCTCTACGGGTTGAAGGCCATCGGCGAAGAGCCGAGTCTCGGGGTGACCTTCTCCTTCCTCTTTTTCATCATTACGGCGCTTTCGTCTCTGGCGGGATTTTTCCTGCTGAACAGGGTGGCGCCGACCAAGGAGCGCGTATGA
- a CDS encoding tyrosine-type recombinase/integrase yields the protein MRYPLDCEARFDRTLLFWISRYMHSKLNSLSNRQVKDPEALARIIGSLRRGVDSIESLSRLAKEARNAGLIGINTYFKPLEKLYGYLTELGLASMREIDEELVSDFLASATAGLSDATKKNYRIAMINFFGYIDKQNAEEDGRTHHYGIELKNWGGLAGKRGTKLPSYMQESEVERFLETIETYPFRADVAARNRLLIKLILFTGIRVGEALQLKTKDLIPDGDVYLVRIVGKGNKARVVMIRRSHIKPYLTEWLSLRRCESDWLFCNKKGTPLTQAYVSRIVEKILMQAGIRKEKNGAHMLRHTFATMLYLKKKDLVLVQEALGHASLDTSRIYTHFDKERLREAAGVMDEIAKK from the coding sequence ATGCGTTATCCGCTCGATTGTGAAGCGCGTTTCGATCGCACGCTGCTTTTCTGGATAAGCCGCTATATGCACTCCAAACTCAACTCCCTGTCGAACCGTCAGGTCAAGGACCCCGAAGCCCTGGCGCGTATCATCGGTTCTCTTCGCCGGGGGGTCGACTCCATCGAATCCCTCTCCCGCCTGGCCAAAGAGGCGCGAAACGCCGGGCTGATCGGTATCAATACCTATTTCAAGCCGCTGGAGAAGCTCTACGGCTATCTGACCGAACTGGGCCTTGCAAGTATGCGGGAGATCGACGAAGAGCTCGTCAGCGACTTTCTCGCCAGCGCCACGGCGGGCCTCTCAGACGCGACGAAGAAGAACTACCGCATCGCCATGATCAACTTTTTCGGCTACATCGACAAGCAGAACGCCGAAGAGGACGGCCGGACCCACCACTACGGCATCGAACTCAAAAACTGGGGCGGCCTGGCGGGCAAAAGGGGCACCAAACTCCCCTCCTACATGCAAGAAAGCGAAGTGGAGCGCTTTTTGGAGACGATAGAGACCTACCCTTTCCGCGCAGACGTAGCGGCCAGGAACCGCCTTCTGATCAAACTCATCCTCTTTACCGGCATCCGTGTCGGTGAAGCGCTGCAGCTCAAAACCAAAGACCTGATCCCCGACGGGGATGTCTATCTGGTGCGCATTGTCGGCAAAGGCAACAAGGCCCGCGTGGTGATGATACGCCGGTCACATATCAAACCCTACCTCACCGAGTGGCTAAGCCTGCGACGCTGTGAAAGCGACTGGCTCTTTTGCAACAAAAAGGGCACGCCCCTCACCCAGGCCTATGTGAGCCGCATCGTGGAGAAGATTTTGATGCAGGCGGGCATCCGCAAAGAGAAAAACGGCGCCCACATGCTGCGCCACACCTTTGCGACGATGCTCTACCTGAAAAAGAAGGATCTGGTCCTGGTCCAGGAGGCCCTGGGACACGCCAGCCTCGACACATCCCGCATCTATACCCATTTCGACAAGGAGCGTCTCAGGGAGGCGGCCGGGGTGATGGACGAAATCGCGAAAAAGTAG